The following are encoded together in the Robertmurraya sp. FSL R5-0851 genome:
- a CDS encoding TRAP transporter large permease, with translation MLVAIIVLLFAMLLLGVPIYISLILSTFLSLIFFTDIDSMVAVQRIFGGIDKFVLMALPFFILAANAMDVGGLSRRILNFARALVGHLYGGMAMATQTAAMFFGALSGSSPATVIAIGRIMYPELLKQGYPKKFASGLIIQSGAVSLVIPPSITIILYASATNTSVGSLFLAGLGAGVFFGVFLLLYIYLYSRFKKFPRGERSSSREIYKAIKEASWSLAVPLIIIGGISFGIFTPTEAAGVSAIYAIFVGLFVYKEITWKKLFQLSLDSAKTSAQVMILVAAASALGWVLTIGQAPHMLAGFVAETFTSPWTFLIFLNLSLLLIGMFVDSTIALIVIAPLILSSATTLGIDPIHLGIVMVLNLAIGTFTPPFGLNIFVANSITRLKMNEMLPGLMQFFWVTFVALLIITFIPIISMLLPTIVYGS, from the coding sequence ATGTTAGTTGCTATTATTGTTCTCTTATTTGCGATGCTACTTTTAGGTGTACCAATATACATATCATTAATTTTGAGTACCTTTTTGTCTCTTATATTCTTTACCGATATAGATTCAATGGTTGCAGTTCAAAGAATCTTTGGGGGGATTGATAAATTTGTACTTATGGCGTTACCATTCTTTATTCTAGCAGCAAATGCAATGGATGTAGGAGGGTTATCGAGGAGAATATTAAATTTTGCAAGGGCACTTGTTGGTCATTTATATGGTGGTATGGCAATGGCCACACAAACAGCAGCAATGTTTTTCGGTGCTTTATCAGGATCTAGTCCTGCCACCGTAATTGCGATAGGCAGAATAATGTATCCAGAGCTTTTAAAGCAGGGATACCCGAAAAAATTCGCTAGTGGCCTTATTATTCAATCTGGTGCAGTATCATTAGTAATCCCACCTAGTATTACCATTATCTTGTATGCTAGTGCAACAAATACATCTGTGGGCTCATTATTTTTAGCTGGTTTAGGTGCAGGCGTATTTTTCGGTGTTTTCCTTCTTCTATATATCTATCTTTATTCAAGATTCAAAAAATTCCCAAGAGGCGAGCGTTCTTCTTCAAGGGAAATCTACAAAGCTATTAAAGAAGCATCTTGGTCTTTAGCAGTCCCTCTCATCATTATTGGTGGTATATCCTTTGGAATATTCACTCCGACAGAGGCAGCTGGTGTATCAGCAATCTATGCAATCTTTGTTGGGCTGTTTGTCTATAAAGAGATAACATGGAAAAAGCTATTTCAGTTAAGTCTTGATTCAGCAAAAACATCTGCACAAGTAATGATATTAGTTGCTGCAGCTTCTGCCTTAGGTTGGGTCCTTACTATAGGTCAGGCACCTCATATGCTCGCAGGATTTGTAGCAGAAACCTTTACATCTCCATGGACATTTCTAATCTTTTTAAATTTATCGCTTCTCCTTATCGGAATGTTTGTAGATTCAACCATTGCTTTAATTGTTATCGCTCCATTAATTCTTTCTAGTGCAACCACACTAGGTATAGATCCTATTCATCTCGGGATTGTAATGGTACTGAACTTAGCAATAGGAACATTTACTCCACCATTCGGTTTAAACATCTTCGTTGCAAACAGTATAACCCGCTTAAAGATGAATGAAATGCTTCCAGGCTTAATGCAATTTTTTTGGGTAACATTTGTAGCACTTCTAATCATAACTTTTATCCCAATTATTTCGATGCTATTACCAACTATAGTATATGGTTCATAA
- a CDS encoding TRAP transporter small permease yields the protein MKILNRIEDIFIAMSILIATLLVIVNVILRVMGSGLIWSEELIRYLLIWVTFVGMSVCARESEHMSIEFIPQLLKGKSYKLLMAIIYVVAIIFSFMLVWYSYLLVDFSSQTGQKSSGLGINFSIVYLIIPLSGCLLVIRYIQLLVHLFRRKDLLNTPN from the coding sequence GTGAAAATACTAAATAGAATTGAAGATATATTTATAGCAATGAGCATATTGATAGCTACCTTGCTGGTAATAGTAAATGTCATTCTTAGGGTAATGGGATCGGGTTTAATTTGGTCAGAAGAATTAATTCGCTATCTCTTAATATGGGTAACATTTGTTGGAATGAGTGTATGTGCTAGAGAAAGTGAACATATGAGTATTGAGTTTATACCCCAACTACTAAAAGGGAAATCATATAAGCTCCTCATGGCAATTATTTATGTAGTAGCAATCATATTTAGCTTTATGTTGGTTTGGTATAGTTACCTGTTGGTTGATTTCAGTTCACAAACAGGGCAAAAGAGTTCAGGATTAGGAATCAATTTTTCAATCGTATACCTAATCATTCCTCTTTCAGGTTGTTTATTGGTCATTAGATACATCCAGCTGCTAGTTCATTTGTTTCGTAGAAAAGACTTATTAAATACACCAAATTAA
- a CDS encoding TRAP transporter substrate-binding protein, which translates to MKRIKLSYPKIVSLTLILILFLTGCGNSSSTTGAGNENTGSQAESLTIKLAGMTPPDHPLTVGAEKFKELVEEKSEGKIKVELYPNLQLGAIREQTEQVQLGTIHMTQTLLSTVTSFNAETLQVFEYPFLWPNNEDQIWEVLSGEAGTKALDHLEAVKFKGFGFWAGGFKSMTSKGDPILTPSDLSGKNMRVIPSEILIKTYETYGANPVPIEFAELYNALQQGVVDAQENPLETISSNKLYEVQDHLSITEHGYQFYMIVANLDWFNGLSPEFQQIIMESEEESRIYARDLTQEMSDTRIKEFPELGLEVHTLSEEQRNEFVELSLPLHKEFSNTPEKKELLDIIYKELGIQ; encoded by the coding sequence ATGAAGAGAATAAAGCTTAGTTACCCTAAAATAGTTAGTCTTACACTCATTCTAATCCTATTTTTAACCGGATGTGGCAATTCATCATCTACCACAGGTGCTGGGAATGAAAATACAGGTAGTCAAGCAGAAAGTCTAACGATTAAATTGGCAGGTATGACTCCACCAGATCATCCATTAACAGTAGGTGCTGAAAAATTCAAGGAGCTTGTCGAGGAAAAATCGGAAGGGAAAATTAAAGTAGAATTATATCCGAACCTTCAGCTAGGTGCAATAAGAGAGCAAACAGAACAGGTTCAACTAGGTACCATACATATGACCCAAACATTGCTTTCAACTGTTACCTCCTTTAATGCAGAAACTCTTCAAGTTTTTGAATATCCATTCTTATGGCCTAATAATGAGGATCAGATTTGGGAGGTATTATCAGGGGAGGCAGGTACAAAAGCATTAGATCATCTCGAGGCAGTTAAATTTAAGGGATTTGGTTTTTGGGCAGGGGGCTTTAAGTCAATGACAAGTAAAGGTGACCCTATCCTTACTCCCTCAGATTTAAGTGGGAAAAATATGAGAGTTATACCTTCTGAGATTTTAATTAAAACATATGAAACATACGGAGCAAATCCTGTACCTATTGAATTTGCGGAGCTATATAATGCCTTGCAGCAAGGGGTCGTTGATGCACAGGAAAACCCATTAGAAACAATTAGTTCTAACAAACTCTATGAGGTCCAGGACCATTTATCAATAACTGAACATGGCTACCAATTTTATATGATTGTAGCTAACCTTGATTGGTTTAATGGATTAAGTCCGGAGTTCCAACAAATCATTATGGAATCTGAAGAAGAATCAAGAATCTATGCCCGTGATTTAACACAGGAAATGTCAGACACTCGAATAAAAGAATTTCCAGAACTAGGACTTGAAGTTCATACACTTTCTGAAGAACAAAGAAACGAATTTGTGGAATTATCCTTACCTTTGCACAAAGAATTTAGCAATACCCCTGAGAAAAAGGAGCTATTAGACATCATTTATAAAGAATTAGGAATTCAATAA
- a CDS encoding IS110 family transposase yields MNFKQNQKINQVTEKTLVVGIDIAKRTHYACFVDDRGRVLRKSFSVSQSRDGFELFYQCVLSEMKEQEKTEVIVGIEPTGHYWLNLAYFLEERGIPLVMANPMHVKRSKELDDNLPTKHDRKDALVIARLIKDGRFSYPRILKDMEAELRVGATFRSKLTEELGAVKNMMIRWLDRYFPEFTQVFPSFGKMAMAVLECTPFPSDLHQKQPDEVLTLYRQVEGLKSPQRPKAMRLIEVAANSIGVTEGREMARIEIATLVRRYHQLEQDIESITQHLVELTQTSVEYEWLSTVQALGDITIVDLLAEIGSFSHYRDPRQIIKLAGLTLRENSSGQHKGQKRISKRGRRRLRALLFRVMMPMIRHNEAFRKLHEYYTSRKDNPLRKKQSIVVLCGKLLKVLHGICTKHKAFDAQRMMKDIPSLAEAM; encoded by the coding sequence ATGAATTTTAAACAAAACCAGAAGATAAATCAAGTCACCGAAAAAACACTTGTTGTTGGAATCGACATTGCCAAACGTACACATTACGCATGCTTTGTGGATGATCGTGGACGGGTGCTCCGAAAGTCATTCTCTGTTTCTCAATCTCGAGATGGGTTTGAGCTTTTCTATCAATGTGTTCTAAGTGAAATGAAAGAACAAGAGAAAACGGAAGTTATCGTCGGGATTGAACCTACTGGCCATTACTGGCTCAATTTAGCCTATTTTCTAGAAGAACGAGGCATCCCCCTAGTTATGGCCAACCCTATGCACGTCAAGCGATCAAAAGAGTTAGACGACAATCTACCAACCAAACATGATCGTAAAGATGCGCTAGTAATCGCTCGTCTTATAAAAGATGGACGCTTCAGTTATCCACGTATATTGAAAGACATGGAAGCCGAACTCCGTGTGGGCGCAACCTTTAGAAGTAAGTTGACAGAGGAACTTGGAGCTGTCAAAAATATGATGATTCGCTGGTTAGATCGCTATTTTCCTGAGTTTACCCAGGTGTTTCCGTCATTCGGAAAAATGGCTATGGCTGTACTTGAATGTACCCCATTTCCAAGTGATCTTCATCAGAAACAACCCGATGAAGTTTTAACTCTTTATCGTCAGGTTGAGGGACTCAAATCCCCCCAGAGACCGAAAGCAATGCGTCTCATTGAAGTCGCTGCTAACTCCATAGGAGTAACAGAGGGACGTGAGATGGCCCGTATTGAAATCGCCACACTCGTTCGCCGTTACCACCAGTTGGAACAAGATATTGAAAGTATTACACAGCACTTAGTTGAACTTACACAAACATCCGTAGAGTACGAATGGCTCTCAACGGTTCAAGCACTTGGAGATATCACAATTGTCGATTTATTAGCTGAAATCGGTAGCTTTTCACACTATAGAGATCCACGCCAAATCATTAAACTTGCGGGACTAACATTACGTGAAAATTCCTCTGGGCAGCATAAAGGACAAAAACGCATTTCCAAAAGAGGCAGAAGAAGGCTTCGCGCCCTCCTTTTCCGGGTAATGATGCCGATGATTCGCCATAATGAAGCCTTTAGAAAACTACATGAGTATTACACAAGCCGTAAGGATAATCCGTTACGCAAGAAGCAATCTATCGTGGTACTATGCGGAAAACTATTAAAAGTGTTACATGGAATATGTACAAAGCACAAAGCGTTTGACGCTCAGCGAATGATGAAGGATATTCCTAGTCTCGCAGAGGCTATGTAA
- a CDS encoding DUF3891 family protein, whose translation MIISNQNGKLVLVRQDDHAIQMGEVARRWGNGEFEKLLNHESVSLGIEKHDSGWKGPDDEVLFNPDKKRPRNFMDVNLKQHVEFYELGYRKTLQQDPYAGMMLGMHWIGLYTSRFGYDPTFTYKVADDLVDFMDETVSTIQKEWVDVKLQYWKKNQKRSEFEDNVWMQYEFFQVMDRMGLFMGLNDPNIENEITLGPIRTKQKSDPINLTLQAKGNGTLLVHPFPFDEEFVTTVPGRIIEDRDYENHQEAKDVVEHTETETIAWRITGK comes from the coding sequence ATGATTATCTCAAATCAGAACGGCAAACTAGTGTTAGTTCGACAGGATGACCACGCGATTCAAATGGGTGAAGTAGCAAGAAGATGGGGAAATGGAGAGTTTGAGAAACTGTTAAACCATGAATCTGTAAGTTTAGGAATTGAAAAGCATGACTCAGGCTGGAAAGGACCAGATGATGAGGTTTTGTTCAATCCTGATAAAAAAAGGCCGCGAAATTTTATGGATGTAAATCTAAAACAACATGTCGAATTTTACGAGTTAGGGTATCGTAAAACATTACAGCAGGACCCCTATGCAGGGATGATGTTGGGGATGCATTGGATTGGACTTTATACAAGTAGATTCGGGTATGATCCTACTTTTACATACAAGGTCGCTGACGATTTAGTAGATTTTATGGATGAAACAGTTTCTACTATTCAAAAAGAGTGGGTGGATGTAAAGCTTCAGTATTGGAAAAAAAATCAAAAGCGTAGCGAGTTTGAAGATAATGTATGGATGCAATACGAATTTTTCCAAGTGATGGATCGAATGGGATTATTTATGGGCTTAAATGATCCAAATATAGAAAATGAGATTACATTAGGTCCGATTAGAACAAAACAAAAAAGTGATCCTATCAATTTAACTCTCCAAGCTAAAGGGAATGGAACACTTCTTGTTCATCCATTTCCGTTTGACGAAGAATTTGTAACGACAGTGCCAGGTAGAATCATTGAAGATCGCGACTATGAAAATCATCAGGAAGCGAAAGATGTAGTAGAGCATACGGAAACAGAAACAATTGCTTGGAGGATAACCGGGAAGTAA
- a CDS encoding isochorismatase family protein, which produces MARIWEKFLDERDGRVYSGAGLGKSYGLGKRPALIIVDVQYGFTGDKSEEIEKSIEKYPTSCGSVSWEAIPQIKRVLDKAREVEIPVIFTIIKGDKDSNNDRVAIKGQLFSHPELLEGAKGTKVVEELQPLKGEVILSKKKPSAFFGTPLVTQLTKYNVDSVIVTGCTTSGCVRATVVDAFSYNYKVIVPEESVFDRGITTHAMNLFDMQQKYADVISTDEVIEELEKLKVRKKIK; this is translated from the coding sequence ATGGCGAGGATATGGGAGAAATTTCTAGATGAGCGGGATGGAAGAGTGTATAGTGGAGCTGGCCTAGGAAAAAGTTATGGATTGGGAAAGAGGCCAGCGCTAATTATCGTTGATGTTCAATATGGATTTACCGGCGACAAATCAGAAGAAATTGAAAAATCAATCGAAAAATATCCTACTAGCTGTGGTTCTGTAAGTTGGGAAGCCATTCCACAGATTAAGAGAGTGCTAGATAAAGCGCGTGAGGTTGAAATACCTGTTATCTTTACAATTATTAAAGGAGATAAAGACAGCAATAATGACAGGGTTGCGATAAAGGGTCAGCTGTTTAGCCATCCAGAGTTGCTGGAGGGTGCAAAAGGTACAAAGGTTGTTGAAGAGCTACAACCATTAAAGGGAGAAGTTATTCTATCAAAAAAGAAGCCTAGTGCATTTTTTGGTACTCCCTTAGTAACTCAATTAACTAAATATAATGTTGATAGTGTGATTGTTACAGGCTGTACGACTAGCGGGTGTGTAAGAGCAACAGTAGTAGATGCATTTTCCTATAATTATAAGGTAATCGTACCTGAAGAATCTGTATTTGATCGTGGGATTACCACTCATGCCATGAATTTGTTTGATATGCAGCAAAAATATGCTGATGTAATAAGTACTGATGAAGTGATTGAGGAACTGGAAAAATTGAAAGTGAGGAAAAAAATCAAATGA
- a CDS encoding DsrE family protein, which translates to MHLFIHLTHGIESPTQADRAFLIAKTALRDGHQVSMFLAGSAVGLMKDENLDSVLGVGVTATELRNSVNEILGANGRIVLSQISCAARGVTEEDLKGKNIELGSPSVLVEMTAQCDKVITYG; encoded by the coding sequence ATGCATTTGTTTATTCATTTAACACATGGTATTGAATCTCCAACACAGGCAGATCGAGCATTCTTAATTGCTAAAACAGCACTTAGGGATGGACATCAAGTATCTATGTTCTTAGCTGGAAGTGCAGTTGGTCTAATGAAAGATGAAAACCTTGATTCAGTATTAGGAGTTGGAGTAACAGCTACCGAATTAAGGAATTCGGTCAATGAAATTCTAGGTGCTAATGGCCGAATTGTTCTTTCGCAGATTTCATGCGCGGCAAGAGGTGTAACCGAAGAGGATTTAAAAGGCAAAAATATAGAATTAGGTTCTCCTAGTGTACTAGTGGAGATGACAGCCCAATGTGACAAGGTTATTACATACGGATAG